The Leucobacter viscericola genome includes a window with the following:
- a CDS encoding response regulator transcription factor has product MPQHILLVEDEESISQPLAFLLEREGYRVTVVDDGAEAVRSFAANPVDLVLLDLMLPSLPGTEVCRAIRLTSQVPIIMLTAKDSEIDIVVGLELGADDYITKPYSTRELLARIRASLRRPASAPVDDSAAPSVDSQVLDELGVRLDTERHAVTVRGEEVAMPLREFELLEMLMRHSGRVLTRGQLIDRVWGSNYYGDTKTLDVHVKRIRARIEEEPSKPTLISTVRGVGYRFG; this is encoded by the coding sequence ATGCCACAGCACATTCTGCTCGTTGAGGATGAGGAATCGATCTCGCAGCCGCTCGCGTTTCTTCTTGAGCGCGAGGGATACCGAGTGACCGTTGTTGACGACGGCGCAGAAGCAGTTCGATCCTTTGCGGCCAACCCGGTCGACCTCGTGCTGCTTGACCTGATGCTGCCGAGCTTGCCCGGGACCGAGGTCTGCCGCGCAATCCGACTCACCTCCCAGGTACCGATCATCATGCTCACCGCAAAAGACAGCGAGATAGACATCGTTGTCGGGCTTGAACTTGGGGCCGATGATTACATCACAAAGCCGTACTCGACACGAGAACTGCTCGCTCGCATTCGGGCTTCCCTGCGGCGCCCCGCGTCCGCCCCCGTTGACGATTCGGCCGCGCCATCCGTCGACTCACAGGTGCTCGACGAGCTCGGTGTGCGCCTCGACACGGAGCGTCACGCGGTGACCGTGCGGGGAGAAGAGGTCGCGATGCCACTGCGCGAGTTTGAACTGCTTGAGATGCTCATGCGGCACTCCGGGCGAGTGCTGACCCGCGGCCAGCTCATTGACCGAGTATGGGGCAGCAACTACTACGGTGACACCAAAACCCTTGATGTACACGTCAAGCGCATCCGGGCTCGCATTGAAGAGGAACCGTCAAAGCCAACACTCATCTCGACGGTACGAGGCGTGGGGTACCGCTTCGGGTGA
- a CDS encoding sensor histidine kinase yields MDPTALVLASVALGIAIGAGTATAIVSARAAGRRRSAEMRPELPEIATSILDEVETFAVILDSSLTAVYANPTARQEQHISGEELRDSAFLQRVRNVMTTGMPDTHEPDPSDPGDTVRIHIVRLQRRFVVVLAEDIGEEQRVNAMRRDFIANVSHELKTPIAAIGLLAEAVQQAASEPEIVRGFAKSLVKESRRLGELSRDVIQLSEAQSILRPEDRERVHLRDLVRSEVESHREFATQNSVELVVTDDADLTREAVILGRPTSLGSAVANLLSNAIRHSPEGGRVGIGMSFDKDNFLVTVTDQGAGMPAEHLTRIFERFYRIDGARTRGEGGTGLGLSIARHTMRAHGGDIDVWSQPDVGSSFTLHFPVIDSNSGISPKSAKRVKKARRIVKSSAAKISERPNPSSDQ; encoded by the coding sequence ATGGATCCGACCGCGCTCGTGCTCGCCTCTGTTGCGCTCGGCATTGCCATTGGAGCGGGAACCGCCACAGCCATAGTCAGCGCCAGGGCAGCTGGTCGACGTCGCTCCGCTGAGATGCGGCCGGAGCTGCCGGAGATCGCGACCTCAATTCTCGACGAGGTCGAAACGTTTGCGGTGATCCTCGATTCCTCTCTCACCGCTGTGTACGCCAACCCCACGGCTCGCCAAGAGCAGCACATCAGCGGTGAAGAACTGCGCGACTCCGCGTTTTTGCAGCGGGTGAGAAACGTCATGACCACGGGCATGCCCGACACACACGAGCCGGATCCGAGCGATCCCGGCGATACCGTACGCATTCATATCGTGCGCCTGCAGCGCCGCTTTGTGGTCGTTCTCGCCGAAGATATAGGCGAAGAACAACGGGTAAACGCCATGCGGCGAGACTTCATCGCAAACGTGAGCCACGAGCTAAAGACCCCCATCGCAGCGATCGGGCTCCTCGCGGAGGCCGTGCAACAGGCGGCGAGCGAGCCCGAGATTGTGCGGGGTTTCGCAAAAAGTCTTGTCAAAGAGTCACGCCGTTTGGGCGAGCTCTCTCGCGACGTGATTCAGCTTTCTGAGGCGCAATCAATACTGCGACCCGAGGATCGCGAACGAGTGCACCTCCGCGACCTTGTGCGCAGCGAGGTCGAATCACACCGCGAGTTTGCGACGCAGAACAGCGTCGAGCTTGTTGTGACCGACGACGCTGATCTGACGCGCGAGGCAGTGATCCTCGGCCGCCCAACCTCACTTGGCTCGGCCGTTGCAAACCTGCTCAGCAACGCGATCCGACACTCGCCAGAGGGCGGCAGGGTCGGGATCGGCATGTCGTTCGATAAAGACAACTTTCTGGTGACCGTGACCGATCAGGGTGCGGGCATGCCTGCGGAGCACCTCACTCGCATCTTCGAGCGTTTCTATCGCATCGACGGCGCTCGCACGCGCGGCGAGGGCGGCACCGGATTGGGTCTCAGTATCGCGCGGCACACTATGCGTGCACACGGCGGCGACATTGACGTGTGGTCGCAGCCCGATGTTGGCTCGAGCTTCACGCTCCATTTTCCCGTCATTGATTCGAACTCCGGCATCTCTCCAAAATCTGCGAAGCGCGTTAAGAAGGCGCGTCGTATCGTGAAGAGTTCCGCCGCCAAAATCTCCGAACGCCCCAATCCCTCGTCAGATCAGTAG
- the phoU gene encoding phosphate signaling complex protein PhoU, whose protein sequence is MREVFQQSLREVQDRLVEIASLVESSITAATTAFGESDVALAEGVIDNADEIEEMAATLDQLAIDILARQQPVASDLRLVVGALRMSASLERMADLAQHIAQLARYRYPESAIPKGLKKTFARMGALDVEMAGKIVELLRTQEAAVIDEVRDLDDDLDELHAKVFEKVLSDKLANDPTGVVDATLASRYHERFGDHAVSVAKQMQFFLSGTLE, encoded by the coding sequence ATGCGTGAGGTCTTTCAGCAGTCACTTCGTGAGGTACAGGATCGCCTGGTAGAAATTGCCAGCCTTGTTGAGTCGTCGATTACCGCAGCCACAACGGCGTTTGGCGAGTCGGACGTGGCGCTCGCTGAGGGGGTCATTGATAACGCGGACGAGATCGAAGAGATGGCGGCAACGCTTGACCAGCTCGCGATCGATATTCTCGCCAGGCAGCAGCCGGTCGCCTCAGATTTGCGCCTTGTTGTGGGCGCGCTGCGCATGAGCGCCTCGCTCGAGCGGATGGCAGACCTTGCGCAGCACATTGCGCAGCTGGCGCGCTACCGGTACCCCGAGAGCGCGATCCCGAAGGGGCTGAAAAAGACGTTTGCGCGTATGGGAGCCCTCGACGTTGAGATGGCTGGCAAGATTGTTGAGCTGCTTCGAACGCAGGAAGCCGCCGTCATCGATGAAGTACGTGATCTCGATGACGACCTCGACGAGCTGCACGCAAAGGTGTTCGAAAAGGTGCTGAGTGACAAGCTCGCGAACGATCCTACGGGTGTCGTCGACGCGACGCTTGCGAGCCGGTACCACGAGCGGTTCGGGGATCACGCGGTGAGTGTTGCAAAGCAGATGCAGTTCTTCTTGAGCGGAACGCTGGAGTAA
- the cysS gene encoding cysteine--tRNA ligase: MKQRIYDSRAQEIVEFTPRVAGEIGMYVCGPTVQSESHIGHLRSALVYDQMRRWFAATGHRVTLIRNVTDIDDKILEKSQQGQAAGGFEEWWALAYRIEREFTAAYEAIGVLAPTYEPRATANIREMIALIERLIERGHAYPAADGSASVYFDTASWPEYGALTRQKRDQMEDAADSEPVGKRDPRDFALWKAHRESEPDTAAWPSPWGLGRPGWHIECSAMASRYLGGEFDIHGGGLDLRFPHHENEMAQSTAAGYGFARHWIHNGLVNTGGQKMSKSLGNSLFASELLQAARPIVLRYYLGSAHYRSVLDYSAEALEEAETAFSRVESFLDRAWRFVVETQANPVAGEAHAALYLGAHNGSTSSEALPDAFVAAMLDDFGVPQALAVLHGAVRAGNTAIDAGDADAVLARAGEVVAMLDVLGIDPRSEEWGGSSTFEASAGGETAALDALVGALIEQRAQARVDKDFATSDAIRDRLLEAGITLEDNPTGTRWSLT, translated from the coding sequence GTGAAACAACGCATCTACGACTCGCGCGCACAGGAGATCGTCGAATTCACCCCGCGGGTGGCCGGCGAGATTGGCATGTACGTGTGTGGGCCGACGGTGCAGTCAGAATCGCATATCGGGCACTTGCGCAGTGCGCTCGTCTACGACCAGATGCGGCGATGGTTTGCTGCGACCGGGCACCGGGTCACCCTGATCCGCAACGTCACCGACATCGATGACAAGATCCTCGAGAAATCTCAGCAGGGTCAGGCGGCTGGCGGGTTTGAGGAGTGGTGGGCTCTCGCGTATCGAATCGAGCGTGAGTTCACGGCTGCCTACGAGGCGATTGGTGTGCTTGCGCCGACCTACGAGCCTCGCGCAACCGCGAATATTCGCGAGATGATTGCGCTGATCGAGCGTCTCATCGAGCGCGGTCACGCGTATCCGGCAGCTGACGGTTCGGCGAGTGTCTATTTCGACACCGCGAGCTGGCCGGAGTACGGGGCCCTGACGAGGCAGAAGCGCGACCAGATGGAAGACGCCGCTGACTCTGAACCCGTTGGCAAACGTGACCCCCGTGATTTTGCGCTCTGGAAGGCGCATCGCGAGTCTGAGCCGGATACCGCAGCTTGGCCTTCACCCTGGGGCCTCGGTCGCCCGGGGTGGCACATCGAGTGCTCCGCCATGGCATCGCGCTACCTCGGCGGAGAGTTTGATATTCACGGCGGGGGACTCGACCTGCGTTTTCCGCACCACGAGAATGAGATGGCACAGTCCACCGCTGCGGGCTACGGGTTCGCGCGGCACTGGATTCACAATGGCCTCGTCAACACCGGCGGCCAGAAGATGTCGAAGTCGCTCGGCAACTCGCTGTTTGCATCGGAGCTCTTGCAGGCCGCGCGGCCCATTGTGCTGCGTTACTACCTGGGTTCGGCACACTACCGCTCCGTGCTCGACTACTCGGCGGAGGCGCTCGAAGAGGCCGAAACCGCGTTCAGTCGCGTCGAGAGTTTTCTCGATCGCGCCTGGCGATTTGTGGTTGAAACCCAGGCCAACCCCGTCGCGGGTGAGGCCCACGCGGCGCTCTACTTGGGGGCGCACAACGGCTCGACCTCGAGTGAGGCTTTGCCAGATGCCTTCGTCGCGGCTATGCTTGACGACTTCGGCGTTCCGCAGGCGCTCGCGGTGCTTCACGGTGCTGTGCGGGCAGGCAACACGGCGATTGATGCGGGTGACGCCGACGCCGTACTCGCTCGCGCGGGCGAGGTAGTTGCGATGCTTGATGTGCTGGGAATTGACCCTCGCTCGGAAGAGTGGGGCGGATCCTCAACATTCGAAGCAAGCGCCGGGGGAGAAACTGCGGCGCTCGACGCCCTCGTGGGTGCGCTTATTGAGCAGCGTGCCCAGGCCCGCGTAGACAAAGACTTCGCCACGAGCGACGCGATCCGAGATCGCCTGCTTGAGGCTGGAATCACACTTGAAGATAACCCAACCGGAACACGCTGGAGCCTGACATGA
- the rlmB gene encoding 23S rRNA (guanosine(2251)-2'-O)-methyltransferase RlmB, whose translation MSNKSNRTGAVRKKGLGKGVGSGGQGRQALEGRKATPKAEDRPYHPAGKAKAAKERYEAAKKRHMAGGPDRGGQRGGSKKNDDSELVTGRNSVVEALRAKIPATTLYIAARVEMDDRMREILRLATQRNIPVLEIMRPEMDRMLDRDSVHQGVVLKVPPMEYAHPMDVLDGVLDRDGNPLLVALDGVTDPRNLGAIIRSVAAFGGQGVIVPQRRSAGLNSAAWKTSAGAAARIPVAMASNLTQTLKELKKRGVFIVGLDGDGDVSLPGLELADRPLVLVIGSEGKGLSRLVTDTCDAVVSIPISAATESLNAGIAASVALYEIAKLRDESAS comes from the coding sequence ATGAGCAATAAAAGCAATCGCACGGGAGCCGTGCGCAAAAAAGGACTCGGCAAGGGCGTAGGTTCTGGAGGGCAGGGCCGCCAGGCTCTTGAGGGTCGCAAAGCGACCCCGAAGGCTGAGGATCGCCCCTACCACCCCGCTGGTAAAGCGAAGGCGGCGAAGGAGCGTTATGAGGCCGCCAAGAAACGCCATATGGCTGGCGGTCCCGATCGCGGTGGTCAGCGCGGCGGCAGCAAAAAGAACGATGATTCAGAGTTGGTAACCGGGCGCAACTCGGTTGTTGAAGCGTTGCGCGCCAAGATTCCTGCAACCACGCTCTACATCGCTGCACGCGTCGAGATGGATGATCGCATGCGCGAGATCCTTCGCCTTGCAACGCAGCGGAATATTCCCGTGCTCGAGATCATGCGTCCCGAAATGGACCGGATGCTGGATCGTGACAGTGTGCACCAGGGTGTAGTGCTGAAGGTGCCGCCCATGGAGTACGCCCACCCGATGGACGTGCTTGATGGGGTGCTCGACCGCGACGGCAATCCGTTGCTTGTTGCGCTCGACGGTGTGACGGATCCCCGCAACCTCGGCGCCATCATTCGATCGGTTGCCGCGTTCGGTGGCCAGGGCGTCATTGTGCCGCAGCGTCGTTCGGCGGGACTGAACTCCGCTGCATGGAAGACCTCTGCTGGCGCAGCCGCGAGAATTCCGGTCGCCATGGCCTCGAACCTGACGCAGACGCTCAAGGAGCTAAAGAAGCGCGGAGTGTTTATCGTTGGGCTTGACGGTGACGGCGACGTGTCGCTGCCCGGTCTCGAGCTTGCTGATCGTCCACTGGTGCTCGTGATTGGTAGCGAGGGCAAGGGCCTCTCCCGTCTTGTTACTGATACCTGTGACGCGGTGGTGTCGATCCCGATCTCTGCTGCAACAGAGTCGCTGAACGCTGGAATCGCTGCGAGTGTCGCCCTGTATGAGATCGCAAAACTGCGGGACGAGAGCGCTTCATAG
- a CDS encoding Rv3235 family protein: MSVHVTRGSLALKPIPELRTEARSSGRHLHALPSLKSARDHEPSVSGDIPPPDSRMVQKLAIYGYEALDGSRTIAQLGAWITRGVVEQLTSRRAAWTERRSLYRDDRRLVPIPGKVHLSQLSNRVAEATVVVQTEARSTAVAIRLEFLHQRWRATDLTVL; this comes from the coding sequence ATGTCAGTGCACGTTACGAGGGGATCACTCGCGCTCAAACCTATCCCCGAGCTCAGAACAGAAGCGCGCAGTTCCGGGCGCCACCTACACGCTCTACCCAGCTTGAAGAGCGCCAGAGATCATGAGCCGTCGGTTTCTGGTGACATCCCGCCACCCGACTCCCGCATGGTCCAAAAGCTCGCCATCTACGGGTACGAGGCGCTCGACGGTTCTCGCACAATTGCTCAACTGGGAGCCTGGATCACCCGGGGCGTCGTTGAACAACTCACCTCACGCCGTGCGGCCTGGACCGAGCGGCGTTCGCTGTACCGCGACGATCGCCGGCTGGTTCCGATCCCGGGCAAAGTCCACCTGAGTCAGCTATCGAACCGCGTTGCTGAGGCAACGGTGGTCGTGCAGACGGAGGCTCGATCAACCGCGGTTGCGATTCGGCTAGAGTTCCTGCATCAGCGCTGGCGAGCCACCGACCTCACAGTGCTATGA
- a CDS encoding sensor histidine kinase, with protein sequence MATLRNLAEKYSSLSEEEIEWLELLNLDWQLLADLALSDVVLWVPTSDDGYLAVAHSRPAGSVTLFYRDVIGDFLRADWRSLVDEAMETEQPAVSTSPAWYEENPMRLAAYSVNRRDSSGQTLGPFAVITVHTSVADTQKASRIAAAFREVSEDLFGMVQHGEFPVPGNTRGGEQGSPRASDGLVRINLDGIATFASPNTQTTFYTIGFRDEIEGEDFSEVIANVVKGQFDTNESLPLIAQAKIAKRVEIEAGGRIITLRSIPVTRDGQRVGGVVLTRDITELRQQAQELVTKDATIREIHHRVKNNLQTVASLLRVQARRARSEEAKQVLGQAMRRVAAIAVVHDTLSTGLSQIVDFDVVFDRVLGLAAEVASLHGTTVHPRKEGKFGELPSEYATPLALALTEIVTNAVEHGLAGREGEVIINANRSDERLAVEVIDNGTGLPGGTVGDGLGTQIVRTLIEGELGGSITWGPDAGGGTRVAIQVPLHWISTQTREMPRVKV encoded by the coding sequence GTGGCAACTTTGAGGAATCTTGCGGAAAAGTACTCGTCTCTCAGTGAAGAGGAGATCGAGTGGCTTGAGCTGCTCAACCTCGATTGGCAATTGCTTGCAGACCTTGCGCTCAGCGATGTGGTGCTCTGGGTGCCCACCTCAGACGATGGGTACCTTGCGGTCGCTCACAGCCGCCCGGCAGGGTCCGTGACGCTGTTTTATCGCGACGTTATTGGTGATTTTCTCCGCGCTGACTGGCGTTCGCTCGTCGATGAGGCGATGGAAACCGAACAGCCAGCCGTCTCGACCTCTCCTGCTTGGTATGAGGAAAACCCCATGCGGCTTGCCGCGTACTCGGTGAACCGGCGAGATAGTTCAGGGCAAACGCTGGGCCCCTTCGCCGTGATCACGGTGCACACCAGCGTTGCCGACACCCAAAAGGCCTCTCGAATTGCCGCGGCGTTTCGTGAGGTGTCTGAAGACCTGTTTGGCATGGTTCAGCACGGCGAGTTCCCGGTCCCCGGAAATACCCGGGGTGGCGAGCAGGGATCCCCGCGTGCCTCCGACGGACTTGTGCGGATCAACCTGGATGGGATCGCAACCTTCGCCAGCCCGAACACCCAGACCACGTTTTACACAATTGGGTTCCGCGACGAAATCGAGGGCGAGGACTTCTCGGAGGTCATTGCAAATGTGGTGAAGGGGCAGTTCGACACAAACGAATCCCTGCCGCTGATCGCACAGGCGAAAATTGCAAAGCGCGTGGAGATTGAGGCGGGTGGTCGAATCATCACCCTGCGGTCGATCCCCGTAACTCGCGATGGCCAACGGGTCGGTGGTGTTGTGCTCACGCGCGATATCACGGAGCTGAGGCAGCAGGCCCAAGAGCTCGTCACTAAAGACGCCACTATTCGCGAGATTCACCACCGCGTCAAGAACAATCTGCAGACCGTTGCGTCGCTCTTGCGCGTACAGGCTCGCCGCGCGCGCAGCGAGGAAGCCAAACAGGTGCTTGGGCAGGCGATGCGCCGTGTCGCTGCGATCGCGGTCGTGCACGACACCCTTTCGACCGGACTCTCACAGATCGTCGACTTTGACGTTGTGTTTGACCGAGTGCTGGGCCTCGCGGCCGAGGTTGCAAGCTTGCACGGCACCACGGTTCACCCGCGCAAGGAGGGCAAGTTCGGTGAGCTGCCCTCTGAGTACGCGACACCGCTTGCGCTTGCGCTCACTGAGATCGTAACCAACGCTGTGGAGCACGGCCTTGCGGGGCGCGAGGGTGAAGTGATCATTAACGCAAACCGCAGTGACGAGCGTCTCGCTGTTGAAGTTATTGACAACGGCACGGGGCTTCCCGGCGGCACCGTTGGTGACGGACTGGGCACTCAGATCGTGCGCACCCTCATCGAGGGGGAGCTCGGCGGCTCGATCACCTGGGGGCCCGACGCGGGCGGTGGGACCCGGGTGGCGATCCAAGTGCCGCTGCACTGGATCTCCACCCAGACCCGCGAGATGCCGCGCGTAAAGGTCTAG
- a CDS encoding PspC domain-containing protein has translation MNTTPDPAPQSPPPPTGGFFAWIRGLGITRGSDRWFAGVAGGIAAKAGIDPLIVRGIFVVLALLGGPGVLLYLAGWLLLPDFTGRIRLEDLFRGRAEGWTIVAVVAVALMAIPALLNLFTPSAFGWAIAPWGVFGLPGWLSGTITWIVWIAIIVFASIWISRTMRARGAEHLAREQAAKQQAGYSHSGNAENAAEAPGASAAPAGSGSVPSDAPPTTEQPDTAEATANSAQQQWTADSAGRGSAWTAGSSAPFGEQARNWGDDFGKKADAWGQDFGKKADAWGQDLGKRADDWSARYAEQHEARKLGAAHITITLALALLAGGITALWANSIGGVMAIPGSTAVAALVAALAVLAVSLIIAGIRGRNTGWIGFLSACGVVTLIFTSILPWGTQFQPFGTMDLDGTASPGAVLIAGSTRLDLSHLDDAKDTRSASDKKDEFVIWQLAGNSTVTLPQDRPTSVDVRVLAGNITEQQGDTKLNAAGPFLGKTITANFNSNGGSSAPVMKVTVYLLAGNVKVVDPSGTTVSKIEPTVPRATEKPSQRTSEKIEQLEDKLATVEWQLDEPGLSSTNRNRLEAERTQLKQDIKDLELEAAQ, from the coding sequence ATGAATACAACTCCCGACCCAGCTCCCCAGTCTCCCCCTCCACCCACAGGCGGTTTCTTCGCTTGGATTCGCGGATTGGGCATTACCCGCGGCTCTGATCGCTGGTTCGCCGGTGTCGCCGGGGGCATCGCGGCAAAGGCGGGAATCGATCCGCTGATCGTTCGCGGCATCTTCGTCGTTCTCGCGCTGCTTGGCGGTCCGGGAGTTCTTCTTTACCTCGCCGGCTGGCTGCTATTGCCAGATTTCACCGGTCGGATCCGTCTGGAGGATCTGTTCCGGGGGCGAGCAGAGGGGTGGACGATCGTCGCAGTAGTTGCGGTGGCCCTGATGGCCATTCCAGCACTGCTCAATCTGTTCACCCCTAGCGCCTTCGGTTGGGCCATCGCTCCCTGGGGTGTGTTCGGACTTCCGGGTTGGCTATCTGGCACGATCACCTGGATTGTCTGGATCGCCATCATCGTGTTTGCGTCCATCTGGATTTCACGAACGATGCGAGCCCGAGGCGCAGAACATCTCGCTCGTGAACAGGCAGCAAAGCAGCAAGCGGGGTACTCACACTCCGGTAACGCTGAAAACGCAGCTGAAGCGCCCGGTGCCTCCGCAGCACCAGCGGGATCAGGATCAGTTCCTTCTGACGCCCCTCCCACCACGGAGCAACCGGACACCGCTGAAGCAACCGCTAACAGCGCACAGCAGCAGTGGACAGCAGACTCAGCTGGACGCGGCTCCGCGTGGACGGCAGGATCATCCGCACCGTTCGGTGAGCAAGCGCGCAACTGGGGCGACGACTTCGGCAAAAAGGCCGACGCCTGGGGCCAAGACTTCGGCAAAAAAGCCGACGCCTGGGGGCAGGATCTGGGCAAGCGCGCGGACGACTGGAGTGCGCGCTACGCGGAACAGCACGAGGCCCGAAAACTCGGAGCAGCGCACATCACGATCACCCTCGCGCTCGCGTTGCTCGCCGGAGGCATCACCGCACTCTGGGCGAACAGCATTGGTGGCGTAATGGCGATCCCCGGCAGCACAGCTGTCGCGGCGCTAGTCGCTGCTCTCGCAGTGCTCGCGGTTTCACTGATCATTGCGGGAATTCGAGGCCGCAATACCGGGTGGATCGGGTTTCTGTCCGCCTGTGGCGTTGTGACGTTGATCTTCACGTCGATCCTCCCGTGGGGCACCCAGTTCCAGCCGTTCGGCACGATGGACCTCGACGGTACGGCCTCTCCAGGAGCCGTTCTGATCGCGGGCAGCACACGACTAGACCTGAGCCACCTCGATGACGCCAAAGATACTCGGTCCGCGTCAGACAAAAAGGACGAGTTTGTGATCTGGCAGCTCGCCGGAAACTCGACGGTCACACTTCCGCAGGACCGCCCCACGTCCGTGGATGTCAGGGTGCTCGCGGGGAACATCACGGAGCAGCAGGGCGACACGAAACTCAATGCCGCCGGCCCCTTTCTCGGCAAAACCATCACGGCAAACTTCAACTCGAACGGGGGCAGTTCCGCCCCAGTTATGAAGGTCACCGTGTACCTGCTCGCCGGTAACGTGAAGGTTGTGGATCCGAGCGGGACCACCGTCTCCAAGATCGAACCAACGGTGCCTCGAGCCACAGAAAAACCAAGCCAGCGCACCTCTGAAAAAATTGAGCAGCTTGAAGACAAGCTCGCTACCGTCGAGTGGCAGCTTGATGAGCCTGGGCTCAGCAGCACAAACCGCAACAGGCTCGAGGCAGAGCGTACTCAGCTCAAACAAGACATCAAAGACCTAGAGCTGGAGGCAGCACAGTGA